One window of Aerococcus tenax genomic DNA carries:
- the asp2 gene encoding accessory Sec system protein Asp2: MTRVLQLGTKDWSLGVDFLCEVDWTFIDLNKPYDSIEETELDQESGTFSLVLITEEVPQAYADDLLDYMEAYCVFIDSRFNSYYRQSAFHSWFEFKLAKFVHIMDSEYFVVEMTKRYFDGNYGERMNIKLIQLQEKFKGNFRIEGHNELIIDAISEREWTPLLYWQRNLVASRDRYLDLWLEYQTTNSLEIRLRLYYTRLGSINEVVEMTLHSEEDLKEEILLEPKEDSYVTSCLEVRGQGDLSLRDLHVRHARNGIGEFLPGGEIIRDKNREELIFYFHPGNLKSPLNVYFSGYRTAEGFEGFWMMKNLDHPFILVGDPRSEGGAFYQVSQELEDKLLSKINECLANLGFSQEEIIFSGLSMGTTGACYFSSFYHPYAVVIGKPLLSLGNMAKKQRLVRPIDFQTSLDLVNRFDHGNQEEAINFLNQNIIDQMDKGNYEGTTFAVTYMRNDDYDDTAYYNLLEVLKDKHTKVISKSFLGRHNDNTPGITNWFFNQYKRLLKEAESRDNACK, translated from the coding sequence GTGACTCGGGTATTGCAGTTAGGAACAAAGGACTGGTCACTAGGGGTAGACTTTCTATGTGAGGTCGATTGGACATTCATTGATTTGAATAAACCTTATGACAGTATAGAAGAAACAGAGCTTGACCAAGAGTCCGGCACTTTTTCCCTTGTTCTTATAACAGAAGAAGTTCCCCAGGCATATGCAGATGACCTATTAGACTATATGGAAGCCTATTGTGTTTTTATTGATAGTCGCTTTAATAGTTACTATCGTCAAAGTGCTTTTCATTCTTGGTTTGAATTTAAATTAGCAAAATTTGTTCATATTATGGATTCTGAATATTTTGTTGTGGAAATGACCAAGCGGTACTTTGATGGAAACTATGGAGAGAGGATGAATATTAAATTAATTCAACTTCAAGAGAAGTTTAAGGGGAATTTTCGCATTGAAGGGCATAATGAGTTAATTATTGATGCTATCTCTGAGAGGGAGTGGACTCCCTTACTCTATTGGCAGAGAAATCTTGTTGCTAGCCGTGATCGTTATCTAGATTTATGGTTGGAATATCAGACAACTAATTCTCTTGAAATACGACTTCGACTCTACTATACCCGCCTAGGCTCCATTAATGAGGTAGTAGAAATGACACTGCATAGTGAGGAAGACCTTAAAGAAGAGATTCTCTTAGAGCCCAAAGAAGATAGTTATGTCACCAGCTGCTTAGAGGTAAGGGGACAAGGTGACCTGAGTTTAAGGGATCTACATGTAAGGCATGCACGGAATGGCATAGGCGAATTTCTGCCAGGAGGAGAAATTATAAGAGATAAGAATCGCGAGGAATTGATTTTTTATTTCCATCCTGGGAATTTAAAGTCACCTTTAAACGTATACTTTTCTGGTTACCGGACAGCCGAGGGTTTTGAGGGATTTTGGATGATGAAAAATCTGGATCATCCCTTTATCCTGGTAGGAGATCCTAGATCAGAAGGCGGAGCTTTTTACCAGGTGAGCCAGGAATTAGAGGATAAGTTATTGAGTAAAATTAATGAATGTTTAGCAAATCTTGGATTTTCCCAAGAGGAAATTATTTTTTCTGGCTTGTCGATGGGAACTACGGGAGCTTGTTATTTTAGTAGTTTCTATCACCCTTATGCAGTTGTTATAGGGAAGCCCTTGCTTTCATTAGGAAATATGGCCAAGAAGCAACGCTTAGTTAGGCCAATTGATTTTCAAACTTCTTTAGACTTAGTCAATCGATTCGATCATGGAAATCAAGAAGAAGCGATAAACTTTCTGAACCAGAACATCATTGACCAGATGGACAAAGGGAACTATGAGGGAACGACCTTTGCGGTGACCTATATGAGAAATGATGATTATGATGATACCGCCTATTACAATCTTTTAGAGGTGCTAAAAGATAAGCATACCAAAGTCATTAGCAAGAGCTTTCTTGGCCGACATAATGATAATACCCCAGGAATTACTAATTGGTTCTTTAATCAGTATAAGCGTTTATTGAAAGAGGCAGAGAGTAGGGATAATGCATGCAAGTAG
- the asp1 gene encoding accessory Sec system protein Asp1: MYYFVPSWYGEHQTWGEANLSYEQLVFDDSVNQMRIFKGAGENIQLLLLNYMPHLRNQLHDQALDQVDFWSVFDEVQGFSGGTSQAISLEDLIWPSGIQFVPTPFAMLAYLEGDRYADIYYSSEGWIHDVAYYRKGQVIKRLVFDDRGYLSSAYFYANNQIIKQDFFNLSGQRVLSHDYQSDQVDFYQTDRVKKYDSMTDFIKERVSEYLTNHLSEKDTLIIANNSQHDDLLLHAISKGKVVYSIFSSRDFDLHSQLLKSADLIVVDNDENRELLQMNWEIKPQRILNLTPFDTRLHLGLSQRVKSLRVFFQIDGIGNEKIKDFLDLMLKKIKADQRIHVILAGFRLSYDKELVLQDLLESYEYIINPKEEKDEDFQDKLPDKEVEPAFRLVILQTDKDLIQEFRTVRLVIDVAQAPNLYTQIAAISAGIPQINQESSSYVEHQKNGWIAKNITQLSQGIDYYLTGLKNWNEALVYAVEKINRYQGKEIVDSWQAYLGGEN, encoded by the coding sequence ATGTATTATTTTGTACCTTCTTGGTATGGAGAACACCAAACATGGGGCGAAGCCAACTTGTCCTATGAGCAATTAGTTTTTGACGATAGTGTTAATCAGATGCGTATTTTCAAAGGAGCTGGAGAGAATATTCAATTACTCCTATTGAATTATATGCCTCATTTAAGAAATCAATTGCATGATCAGGCCCTAGATCAAGTTGACTTCTGGTCCGTTTTTGATGAGGTTCAAGGGTTTTCTGGAGGAACTAGTCAAGCTATCTCCTTGGAAGATTTGATTTGGCCAAGTGGTATTCAATTTGTGCCCACACCATTTGCCATGTTAGCCTACCTAGAAGGGGATCGCTATGCGGACATCTATTATAGTTCAGAGGGTTGGATACATGATGTCGCTTATTACCGGAAAGGACAGGTAATTAAACGTTTGGTTTTTGATGATCGTGGATACTTATCTAGCGCTTACTTTTATGCAAATAATCAGATCATTAAGCAAGATTTTTTCAACTTATCAGGGCAGCGCGTTTTATCCCATGATTATCAAAGTGACCAAGTGGATTTTTATCAAACTGATCGGGTAAAGAAATATGACTCCATGACCGATTTTATTAAGGAGCGTGTATCAGAATATTTAACTAATCATTTATCTGAGAAAGACACCCTTATTATTGCTAATAATAGCCAGCATGATGACTTGTTATTACACGCTATTAGCAAGGGAAAAGTGGTTTATTCCATTTTTTCTAGTCGAGATTTTGACTTGCATTCACAATTATTAAAGTCTGCTGACTTAATTGTTGTCGATAACGATGAAAATCGCGAATTATTGCAGATGAACTGGGAGATTAAGCCACAAAGAATTCTTAACCTTACTCCCTTTGATACCCGTTTGCATTTAGGCTTGAGTCAGAGAGTTAAATCACTTAGAGTCTTTTTCCAAATTGATGGAATAGGGAATGAGAAAATAAAGGATTTTCTAGACTTAATGCTGAAAAAAATAAAAGCAGATCAACGAATTCATGTTATTTTAGCTGGTTTTCGTTTATCTTACGACAAGGAATTAGTCTTGCAAGATCTGCTTGAGTCTTATGAATACATTATTAATCCTAAGGAAGAAAAAGATGAGGATTTTCAGGATAAACTACCAGATAAGGAAGTTGAACCTGCTTTTCGATTAGTCATTTTGCAGACCGATAAAGATTTAATTCAAGAATTTCGCACAGTAAGACTAGTGATAGATGTGGCCCAAGCGCCTAATCTCTATACACAAATAGCTGCTATTAGTGCCGGCATACCACAGATAAACCAAGAAAGCAGTTCTTATGTTGAACACCAGAAGAATGGCTGGATTGCAAAAAATATTACCCAATTAAGTCAAGGCATTGATTACTATCTAACAGGCTTAAAGAATTGGAATGAGGCTTTGGTTTATGCAGTTGAAAAGATTAATCGCTACCAAGGTAAAGAAATTGTAGATAGCTGGCAGGCTTATCTAGGAGGTGAGAATTAG